A genomic region of Pyrus communis chromosome 14, drPyrComm1.1, whole genome shotgun sequence contains the following coding sequences:
- the LOC137715242 gene encoding dicarboxylate transporter 1, chloroplastic-like, whose translation MASIALTTAATTPTSTLPSLRSRTPFPKSLLLKPLPASQTRRNSIKTAAFGFNKTLSPLISSPKLPNLTRDFTPSRRGFSVRATVATGGSSITPAKEPWQGAAMKPLIASIATGVILWFVPTPAGVTKNAWQLLSIFLATIVGIITQPLPLGAVALLGLGVSVLTKTLTFSAAFSAFGDPIPWLIALAFFFARGFIKTGLGNRIAYQFVSLFGSSSLGLGYSLVFSEALLAPAIPSVSARAGGIFLPLVKSLCVACGSNVGDGTEGKLGSWLMLTCFQTSVISSAMFLTAMAANPLSANLALNTIKQTIGWTDWAKAAIVPGLVSLIVVPLLLYIIYPPEVKSSPDAPKLARERLEKMGPMSKNEIIMAGTLFLTVGLWIFGGILGVDAVTAAILGLSVLLVTGVITWKECLAESVAWDTLTWFAALIAMAGYLNKYGLISWFSQTVVKFVGGLGLSWQASFGILVLLYFYSHYFFASGAAHIGAMFTAFLSVSTALGTPPFFGAMVLAFLSNLMGGLTHYGIGSAPVFYGANYVPLAKWWGYGFLISVVNIIIWLGVGGVWWKFIGLW comes from the exons ATGGCGTCGATCGCCCTCaccaccgccgccaccaccCCCACTTCCACCCTCCCCTCCCTTAGATCCCGCACTCCCTTCCCCAAATCGCTACTTTTAAAGCCGCTTCCCGCCTCCCAAACCCGCCGAAACTCCATCAAAACCGCCGCCTTCGGTTTCAACAAAACCCTCTCCCCCCTCATTTCCTCCCCCAAACTCCCCAATTTAACCCGGGACTTCACTCCCTCTCGCCGTGGCTTCTCCGTCAGAGCCACTGTAGCCACCGGCGGGTCCTCCATCACTCCCGCCAAGGAACCATGGCAGGGCGCGGCGATGAAGCCTCTAATCGCGTCGATCGCGACGGGAGTTATCCTCTGGTTCGTCCCTACTCCAGCAGGAGTCACCAAAAACGCGTGGCAGCTTCTCTCCATTTTCCTCGCCACCATCGTCGGTATCATTACTCAGCCCCTGCCTCTCGGAGCCGTCGCCTTGCTCGGCCTCGGCGTCTCCGTCCTCACGAAAACGCTGACTTTTAGCGCTGCTTTCTCCGCCTTCGGAGATCCGATCCCCTGGCTCATCGCCCTCGCCTTCTTCTTCGCCCGAGGCTTCATCAAGACCGGACTTGGAAATCGAATTGCGTACCAGTTTGTCTCCCTCTTTGGTAGCTCCTCTCTGGGGTTAGGGTACAGTCTGGTCTTCAGCGAGGCCTTGCTGGCCCCAGCGATCCCTTCCGTCTCCGCCCGAGCCGGAGGGATTTTCTTGCCGTTGGTGAAGTCCCTCTGCGTCGCCTGCGGCAGCAATGTCGGCGACGGGACGGAGGGTAAGTTGGGGTCGTGGTTGATGCTCACGTGCTTCCAGACTTCGGTGATTTCGTCGGCAATGTTCTTGACGGCCATGGCTGCTAACCCCTTGAGCGCCAACTTGGCATTAAACACGATTAAGCAGACGATTGGGTGGACCGATTGGGCCAAGGCGGCGATTGTGCCAGGTTTGGTGTCGTTGATTGTGGTGCCTTTGCTGTTGTACATTATATACCCGCCGGAGGTGAAGAGCAGCCCGGACGCGCCAAAGCTTGCAAGGGAGAGGCTGGAGAAGATGGGGCCAATGTCtaaaaatgagattatcatgGCCGGGACTCTGTTTCTTACG GTGGGGCTTTGGATTTTCGGAGGAATTTTGGGTGTGGATGCTGTAACTGCTGCTATTCTTGGATTATCTGTTCTCCTCGTTACTGGTGTTATTACATGGAAGGAGTGCTTAGCTGAATCAGTGGCCTGGGATACACTTACTTGGTTTGCTGCACTCATAGCAATGGCTGGGTATCTCAACAAATATGGTCTTATTTCTTGGTTTAGCCAGACTGTAGTTAAG TTTGTTGGCGGATTGGGTCTTTCATGGCAAGCGTCTTTTGGCATTCTGGTTCTTCTATATTTCTACTCTCACTACTTCTTCGCCAGTGGAGCTGCTCATATCGGTGCCATGTTTACAGCATTCTTGTCTGTTTCTACTGCCCTTGGTACTCCTCCTTTCTTTGGAGCGATGGTGCTTGCATTCCTCTCCAACCTCATGGGTGGTCTTACCCATTACGGCATTGGATCAGCACCTGTTTTCTATGGTGCTAACTACGTCCCACTTGCCAAGTGGTGGGGTTACGGATTCCTTATATCCGTGGTCAACATCATTATTTGGCTTGGAGTTGGAGGGGTTTGGTGGAAGTTCATCGGCTTGTGGTAA